In Pyxidicoccus trucidator, a single genomic region encodes these proteins:
- a CDS encoding response regulator, producing MSSGRTLLFLEDDKDLQTLVSTFLREKGYRVEPARTAAEALTLLERVPVDAAIVDGLLPGMTGADFIRELRKTQPDLPVLFASAFWKDLKSHELLTRQLGVARIIHKPYRPEELLVWVAQLFAPVTPPPPPPEALEDEVVVGDDLAASLAALNAEYGSRLREKVGGLEALLGRVRAGEREALDEAYTVVHKLHGTAGSYGYAEVSSAAGRLELVLKPARDGGVLDAGAMEEAFRALATRAAVPVKPAPAGAPGPVLPVEGVLLVVDEDAAVLADAERLGRAHVVRVLPARTADEARVLARRQWVDGVLIHMHLGEPLGGISVAHALRAEEGLSQLPLAFTGEGGTLEDRVAAAHAGASLFLPRPFTSQDFTAAAERMVAARRPERSKVLVVDDDPDAITALTHALASDHIEVVGLGDAHGLMEALAEHRPDLLLLDVQMPGPSGFDLCRILRSTPEWQELPVLLITAHLGLEFRLAAYQAGADDYISKPVLREELLARVQARLERARLSRERAERDALTGLLLRRPFIDGVRTRLAEAQRLGKPLALCFLDVDHFKQVNDRYGHLSGDRVLTRLGRLLGARFRREDVRGRWGGEEFVVALLGETAANAKEILARTAAELAGMTFEGDAGESFRITFSAGIAATPTDGAAVEELLKIADARLYRAKANGRNRIET from the coding sequence ATGAGCAGCGGCAGGACGCTCCTCTTCCTCGAGGACGACAAGGACTTGCAGACGCTGGTCTCCACCTTCCTGCGTGAGAAGGGCTACCGCGTGGAGCCCGCGCGCACCGCCGCGGAGGCCCTGACGCTGCTGGAGCGCGTGCCGGTGGACGCGGCGATTGTCGACGGCCTGCTGCCGGGCATGACGGGCGCGGACTTCATCCGCGAGCTGCGCAAGACGCAGCCGGACTTGCCCGTCCTCTTCGCGTCCGCCTTCTGGAAGGACCTGAAGAGCCACGAGCTGCTGACGCGGCAGCTGGGGGTGGCGCGCATCATCCACAAGCCGTACCGGCCGGAGGAGTTGCTCGTGTGGGTGGCGCAGCTCTTCGCGCCCGTCACGCCTCCGCCCCCTCCGCCCGAGGCGCTGGAGGATGAGGTGGTGGTGGGTGACGACCTGGCCGCCAGCCTCGCCGCGCTCAACGCGGAGTATGGCTCCCGGCTGCGGGAGAAGGTGGGCGGGCTGGAGGCGCTGCTGGGGCGCGTGCGCGCGGGTGAGCGCGAGGCGCTGGACGAGGCGTACACGGTTGTCCACAAGTTGCACGGCACGGCGGGCAGCTATGGCTACGCGGAGGTGAGCTCCGCGGCGGGCCGGCTGGAGCTGGTGCTGAAGCCGGCGCGCGACGGTGGCGTGCTGGATGCGGGGGCGATGGAGGAGGCCTTCCGCGCGCTGGCGACGCGGGCGGCCGTGCCGGTGAAGCCGGCGCCCGCCGGGGCGCCCGGGCCGGTGCTGCCCGTCGAGGGTGTGCTGCTGGTGGTGGACGAGGACGCGGCGGTGCTGGCGGACGCGGAGCGCCTGGGGCGCGCGCACGTGGTGCGGGTGCTGCCGGCGCGCACGGCGGACGAGGCGCGCGTGCTGGCGCGGCGGCAGTGGGTGGACGGGGTGCTCATCCACATGCACCTGGGGGAGCCGCTGGGAGGCATCTCCGTGGCGCATGCGCTGCGGGCGGAGGAGGGGCTGTCGCAGCTCCCTCTGGCCTTCACGGGAGAGGGGGGCACGCTGGAGGACCGGGTGGCGGCGGCGCACGCGGGGGCCTCGCTGTTCCTGCCGAGGCCCTTCACGTCGCAGGACTTCACGGCGGCGGCCGAGCGGATGGTGGCGGCGCGGCGTCCGGAGCGCTCGAAGGTGCTGGTGGTGGACGACGACCCGGACGCGATTACGGCGCTGACGCACGCGCTGGCGAGCGACCACATCGAGGTGGTGGGGCTGGGGGACGCGCACGGGCTGATGGAGGCGCTGGCGGAGCACCGGCCGGACTTGTTGTTGCTGGACGTGCAGATGCCGGGGCCGAGCGGGTTCGATTTGTGCCGGATTCTGCGCTCGACGCCGGAGTGGCAGGAGCTGCCGGTGCTGCTGATTACGGCGCACCTGGGGCTGGAGTTCCGGCTGGCGGCGTACCAGGCAGGGGCGGACGACTACATCTCCAAGCCGGTGCTGCGTGAGGAGCTGCTGGCGCGCGTGCAGGCACGGCTGGAGCGGGCGCGGCTGTCGCGCGAGCGGGCGGAGCGGGACGCGCTGACGGGGCTGCTCTTGCGCCGGCCGTTCATCGACGGAGTGAGGACGCGGCTGGCGGAGGCGCAGCGGCTGGGGAAGCCGCTGGCGCTGTGCTTCCTGGACGTGGACCACTTCAAGCAGGTGAACGACAGGTACGGGCACCTGTCGGGCGACAGGGTGCTGACGCGGCTGGGGCGGCTCTTGGGAGCGCGGTTCCGCCGTGAGGATGTGCGCGGAAGGTGGGGCGGCGAGGAGTTCGTGGTGGCGCTGCTGGGAGAGACGGCGGCGAACGCGAAGGAGATTCTGGCGCGCACGGCGGCGGAGCTCGCGGGGATGACGTTCGAAGGGGACGCGGGCGAGTCCTTCCGGATTACGTTCAGCGCGGGCATCGCCGCGACTCCCACGGACGGTGCCGCGGTGGAGGAGCTGCTGAAGATTGCCGATGCACGGCTGTACCGGGCGAAGGCGAACGGGCGGAACCGCATCGAGACGTGA
- a CDS encoding ATP-binding protein, producing the protein MKVSRLSKRSVVMAAGALLLLCGLFVVGRPWEVAENDRYRTSLRQLRVASAELELDALRARQGMPEVHGSAASDFAALRARADALRTFPSFLTDEDRQSLNASLDAYQRALGEGESLLARAREADARGAQGEANAALRAMLERTASAQAERLITAYLQLYERAQARNERSRVAFFGVSLLLGAYVLVVLVRLSRATTELGVLNVGLEQRVEERTTALSTANGELSASEQRKAAILEASPDGILLLDGKGHLLELNPAAQQTFRLESAQALGRDFLALALPASLPAGERERVASALDAPAGRSTRLESPCLRADGSVFPAELTIARVAGEGPPRFTAFVRDITERKEVERMKNEFISTVSHELRTPLTSIRGSLGLLEGGIMGELPPQALDMVRIARTNTERLIRLINDILDLEKMEAGKLELKLALLECTELVESTLSGVQGMAETAGVTLRSEVEGEPQVKGDRDRLIQVLTNLVSNAVKFSPRGAPVTVRALDAPGGRVRFSVVDQGPGISPEQRGRLFGRFQQLDGSDTRSKGGTGLGLAISQAIVDQHGGRIEVESEEGKGSTFTFTLEAARLAAQAEPASVPRDESRYNVLVATADTELSTLLRGLLAAEGYRVVRAASLAEAAKALEESLPDALVVDTQMPDGQAMDWVRRLREQARTRELPVLALSGRSTEDEGVGTPLWVDWMTKPLEETRLLKSLRYAMRQPGNARVLVVDDDAATRRVLCAQLERLGGVQVFEAADGESAVALARETTPDLIVLDVGLPRLDGFEVVDILRQGKGRATPLIVFTGRELSRTDQRQLTLGITRHLTKARSSEDELVSSVRELLNGLLARRDAATAATARKASS; encoded by the coding sequence ATGAAGGTGTCGCGCCTGTCCAAACGGTCGGTGGTGATGGCGGCGGGCGCGCTGCTGCTGCTGTGTGGCCTGTTCGTGGTGGGCCGTCCGTGGGAGGTCGCGGAGAACGACCGCTACCGCACGTCCCTGCGGCAGCTCCGCGTGGCCAGCGCCGAGCTGGAGCTGGACGCGCTGCGCGCGCGTCAGGGGATGCCGGAGGTGCACGGCTCGGCCGCGTCGGACTTCGCGGCGCTGAGGGCCCGGGCGGACGCGCTGCGCACCTTCCCCTCCTTCCTGACGGACGAGGACCGCCAGTCGTTGAATGCGTCGCTGGACGCGTACCAGCGCGCGCTCGGGGAAGGGGAGTCCCTGCTGGCCCGCGCCCGTGAGGCGGACGCCCGGGGTGCGCAAGGCGAGGCGAACGCCGCGCTGCGGGCGATGCTGGAGCGCACCGCGAGCGCGCAGGCCGAGCGCCTCATCACCGCGTACCTGCAGCTCTACGAGCGGGCGCAGGCGCGCAACGAGCGCTCGCGCGTGGCCTTCTTCGGGGTGTCGCTGCTGCTGGGCGCGTACGTGCTGGTGGTGCTGGTGCGGCTGTCGCGCGCCACCACGGAGCTGGGCGTGCTCAACGTGGGCCTGGAGCAGCGGGTGGAGGAGCGCACCACCGCGCTGTCCACGGCCAACGGCGAGCTGAGCGCCAGCGAGCAGCGCAAGGCCGCCATCCTGGAGGCGTCGCCGGACGGCATCCTCCTGCTGGACGGGAAGGGCCACCTGCTGGAGCTGAACCCGGCCGCGCAGCAGACCTTCCGGCTGGAGTCCGCGCAGGCGCTGGGCCGCGACTTCCTGGCGCTGGCGCTGCCCGCGTCGCTGCCCGCCGGGGAGCGCGAGCGCGTGGCCTCCGCCCTGGACGCGCCCGCGGGCCGGTCCACGCGGCTGGAGTCCCCGTGCCTGCGCGCGGACGGGAGCGTCTTCCCCGCGGAGCTGACGATTGCACGCGTGGCGGGCGAGGGTCCGCCGCGCTTCACCGCCTTCGTGCGCGACATCACCGAGCGCAAGGAGGTGGAGCGGATGAAGAACGAGTTCATCTCCACCGTGAGCCACGAGCTGCGCACGCCGCTCACCTCCATCCGCGGCTCGCTGGGCCTGCTGGAGGGCGGCATCATGGGCGAGCTGCCCCCGCAGGCGCTGGACATGGTGCGCATCGCCCGCACCAACACCGAGCGCCTCATCCGCCTCATCAACGACATCCTCGACCTGGAGAAGATGGAGGCGGGCAAGCTGGAGCTGAAGCTGGCCCTGCTGGAGTGCACGGAGTTGGTGGAGTCCACGCTCTCCGGCGTCCAGGGCATGGCGGAGACGGCCGGGGTGACGCTGCGCTCGGAGGTGGAGGGTGAGCCCCAGGTGAAGGGGGACAGGGACAGGCTCATCCAGGTGCTCACCAACCTGGTGTCCAACGCGGTGAAGTTCTCACCCCGGGGTGCGCCGGTGACGGTGCGCGCGCTGGATGCGCCGGGGGGGCGCGTGCGCTTCAGCGTGGTGGACCAGGGGCCGGGCATCTCCCCGGAGCAGCGCGGCCGGCTCTTCGGGCGCTTCCAGCAACTGGACGGCTCGGACACCCGCAGCAAGGGTGGCACGGGCCTGGGGCTGGCGATTTCGCAGGCGATTGTCGACCAGCACGGGGGCCGCATCGAGGTGGAGAGCGAGGAGGGGAAGGGCTCCACCTTCACCTTCACCCTGGAGGCGGCGAGGCTCGCGGCGCAGGCGGAGCCGGCGTCGGTGCCGCGCGACGAGTCCCGCTACAACGTGCTGGTGGCCACCGCGGACACGGAGCTGTCCACGCTGCTGCGCGGGCTGCTGGCGGCCGAGGGCTACCGCGTGGTGCGCGCGGCCAGCCTGGCGGAGGCGGCGAAGGCGCTGGAGGAGTCGCTGCCGGACGCGCTGGTGGTGGACACGCAGATGCCGGACGGGCAGGCGATGGACTGGGTGCGGCGGCTGCGCGAGCAGGCGCGCACGCGCGAGCTGCCGGTGCTGGCGCTGTCCGGGCGCTCGACGGAGGACGAGGGCGTGGGCACGCCGCTGTGGGTGGACTGGATGACGAAGCCGCTGGAGGAGACGCGGCTGCTCAAGTCGCTGCGCTATGCCATGCGGCAGCCCGGGAATGCGCGGGTGCTGGTGGTGGATGACGACGCCGCCACCCGGCGGGTGCTGTGCGCGCAATTGGAGCGCCTGGGCGGCGTGCAGGTATTCGAAGCGGCGGACGGAGAGAGCGCGGTGGCGCTGGCGCGCGAGACGACGCCGGACCTCATCGTCCTGGACGTGGGCCTGCCCCGGCTGGACGGCTTCGAGGTGGTGGACATCCTCCGCCAGGGCAAGGGGCGCGCCACGCCCCTCATCGTCTTCACGGGACGCGAGCTGTCCCGCACGGACCAGCGGCAGCTGACGCTGGGCATTACACGACACCTCACCAAGGCGCGCTCCTCGGAGGACGAGCTGGTGTCCTCCGTGCGAGAGCTCCTCAATGGCCTGCTGGCGCGGCGAGACGCGGCGACGGCGGCGACGGCGAGAAAGGCTTCTTCATGA
- a CDS encoding response regulator, whose amino-acid sequence MTTLRKVMLVDDEDDIRTIGNLSLSRVGGWQTVLASSGAEALEKGAAEKPDLILLDVMMPGMDGPTTFGRLRAQEATAHTPIIFMTAKIQKQEVARYLELGALGVIGKPFDPMTLPAEIRKLVPA is encoded by the coding sequence ATGACGACCTTGCGCAAGGTGATGCTCGTCGACGACGAGGACGACATCCGCACCATCGGCAACCTGAGCCTGAGCCGGGTGGGGGGCTGGCAGACGGTGCTGGCCTCTTCCGGCGCGGAGGCGCTGGAGAAGGGCGCGGCGGAGAAGCCGGACCTCATCCTCCTGGACGTGATGATGCCCGGCATGGACGGGCCGACGACGTTCGGCAGGCTGCGCGCGCAGGAGGCCACCGCCCACACGCCCATCATCTTCATGACGGCGAAAATCCAGAAGCAGGAGGTGGCCCGCTACCTGGAGCTGGGCGCCCTGGGCGTCATCGGCAAGCCGTTCGACCCGATGACGCTGCCGGCGGAGATTCGCAAGCTGGTGCCGGCATGA
- a CDS encoding GAF domain-containing sensor histidine kinase codes for MLPPSLPPDESRRLLALRNLCVLDTPAEERFDRIVRTAARLFGVPIALVSLLDEGRQWFKARVGLSASETPRDVSFCGHAILSPGAFVVPDAFLDARFHDNPLVVGAPFVRFYAGHPVRAPDGSRVGTLCIIDSAAREFSDADRAALADLAAWVELEFDAVTVRLARVALEEQQRLKNEFVSTVSHELRTPLTSIRGSLGLLEGGVAGPMPAPVAEMIGIARKNSERLIRLINDILDLDKLESGKLDVSLEPAELAPLLAHAVEAHQGYACEYGVQVELMLDAPGARARVDADRLEQVLANLLSNAIKFSPRGERVTLRLVRHAGGLRVAVEDRGPGVPDAFRARIFQKFAQADGSDSRGRGGTGLGLSIARGLVERLGGTLDYVTARDAGTTFWFDLPECPPDSPPNSV; via the coding sequence ATGCTCCCGCCCTCCCTGCCTCCGGACGAGTCGCGGCGCCTCCTGGCGCTGCGCAACCTGTGCGTGCTGGACACCCCGGCCGAGGAGCGCTTCGACCGCATCGTCCGCACCGCGGCGAGGCTGTTCGGCGTGCCCATTGCCCTGGTGTCGCTGCTGGACGAGGGCCGGCAGTGGTTCAAGGCGCGCGTGGGGCTGTCCGCGTCCGAGACGCCGCGCGACGTCTCCTTCTGCGGCCACGCCATCCTCAGTCCCGGCGCCTTCGTGGTGCCCGACGCCTTCCTCGACGCGCGCTTCCATGACAACCCGCTCGTCGTCGGCGCGCCCTTCGTCCGCTTCTACGCGGGCCACCCGGTGCGCGCCCCGGACGGCAGCCGCGTGGGCACCCTCTGCATCATCGACTCCGCGGCGCGCGAGTTCTCCGACGCGGACCGCGCGGCGCTCGCGGACCTGGCCGCGTGGGTGGAGCTGGAGTTCGACGCCGTCACCGTGCGCCTCGCGCGCGTGGCGCTGGAGGAGCAGCAGCGGCTGAAGAACGAGTTCGTCTCCACGGTGAGCCACGAGCTGCGCACGCCGCTCACCTCCATTCGCGGCTCGCTGGGGCTGCTGGAGGGCGGGGTGGCCGGGCCGATGCCGGCGCCGGTGGCGGAGATGATTGGCATCGCCCGCAAGAACAGCGAGCGCCTCATCCGCCTCATCAACGACATCCTCGATTTGGACAAGCTGGAGTCCGGCAAGCTGGACGTCAGCCTGGAGCCGGCGGAGCTGGCGCCGCTGCTCGCGCACGCGGTGGAGGCGCACCAGGGCTACGCCTGCGAGTACGGCGTCCAGGTGGAGCTGATGCTGGACGCGCCGGGTGCCCGGGCCCGGGTGGACGCGGACCGGCTGGAGCAGGTGTTGGCCAACCTCCTGTCCAACGCCATCAAGTTCTCCCCGCGCGGTGAGCGCGTCACGCTGCGCCTGGTCCGCCATGCGGGCGGGCTGCGCGTCGCCGTGGAGGACCGGGGGCCCGGTGTGCCCGACGCCTTCCGCGCCCGCATCTTCCAGAAGTTTGCTCAGGCGGACGGCTCCGACAGCCGGGGGCGCGGCGGCACCGGCCTGGGGCTGAGCATCGCCCGGGGGCTGGTGGAGCGGCTGGGCGGCACCCTGGACTACGTCACCGCCCGCGACGCCGGCACCACCTTCTGGTTCGACCTGCCCGAGTGCCCTCCCGATTCTCCTCCGAACTCCGTATGA